In Desulfobacterales bacterium, the genomic window CAGTGCAATAACAGCACTCGCCACAGGGTTAAGGAGTGGTTGAAAGACCGCTTGTTTCACCTTCATTCATTTTAAAATTTTTGTTCGAAATTTTAGCTTTTTCCATAAGAAATTATTTTGCTCCAAGAAATATTTAAAATGTAAATATTTAAATATTTGATTAGGTTCGAAAGGAGTCTACCTGTGCGCTATCTGTTAATTGACCGGATAGAATATCTTGAAGTCAATAAGTCCATCCGGGCCCTGAAAAGCGTTGCGCTGTCAGAGGATGTATTTCATGATCATTTTTTTGGTTATCCTGTGATGCCGGGCGCTCTGCAAATTGAATCACTGGCTCAAGCAGGAACCGCCTTGTTGGAATATTCCGCCGATTTTAAAAAGAAGGCCCTTCTTGTCATGGTGGGTGAGGCAAAGTTTCGCAAAATGGTCAGACCAGGAGATCAGCTTTCAGTCAATGGAACGCTTTTATCGGTTAGCGAGAGATCGGCTCAAATGGATGGCGAAATTTGGGTTGCCGAAAAGCTGGTGATGAATGCGCGCCTCACTTTTGCATTGGATGATGCGGATCGGTTTTATCCCATTAAAATGCGCCAATTTATGGAAACAATTTACGATGTTTGGCTGGAAGATACTGAGTTTAAGAACGACAGGGGGGGTAAATGAATCCACGGCGAGTTGTCATCACGGGACTAGGCGCTATTAGTCCTTATGGAATCGGGGTTGATCTTTACTGGAATAACCTGGTCAAAGGAAAAAGCGCTGCAAAAATGATCGAGTCGTTTGATGCGTCTGGGCTGCCGACCCAATTTGCTGCGCCAATTACGCAGGATGAACAGCAGTTGGAAAGTCTGGTTGAAAATCAAAAATCTACCAAAACGATGTCAAAGGCAATCAAGTTAGCCGTCATATCGGCGCAGGAGGCTGTGGAAAGCGCTGGATTGGATTTTAGCCTGATAGATCCTTATAGAGTCGGCGTTTCCATGGGAGTTGGCGGTCTGGGTCTATGGGATTTAGAGCACTCTAAACATATGCTCCGGGTTGTGACTGATTCTACTGAGGAAGACAGTACGCTGTGTTATGCCAAAGTCTGGCAGAATCAGCTAACCCAGGTTCATCCGCTCACCTCTTTAAAAGCCTTACCCAACATGGCGGCGGCCCATATAGCCATTAGCTACAATGCACGCGGACACTGCCAGACAATTACGACAGCGTGTACATCTTCAAGCCAGGCGATTGGCGAAGCCTATCGCCTGATAAAAAATGATGACGCTGATGTCGTTATCACGGGCGGCAGCGATGCGATGGTGAATCCCAACGGTATGATTGCCTTTAGCATGCTCGGTGTGATTTCTAAAAATAACGCTGAATTTCAAGATGCCGCCCGCCCGTTCGACAAAAGACGCGATGGTTTTATGGTCGGAGAAGGCGCGGCTGTTTTTATGCTTGAAGAATATGAGCACTGTCGTAAGCGCAACGGCAATCCTTTGGCGGAAATCATCGGATATGCCAGCACGTGTGACGCTTATCGACTAACCGATGAACCGGCTGAGGCCTGGGGAGCGACCGAAGCCATGCGGTTTGTTTTACGTGAAGCGATGATAAATCCTGAAGAAGTCGATTTTATCAATGCGCATGGCACCGGTACACAAATGAATGATAAAAATGAGACGTACGCCATTAAAAAAGTTTTCCAAGATCATGCCTATCATATACCGGTTAATTCCACCAAATCGATGGTAGGTCACCTGGTTGCTGCCGCCGGAGCGATAGAATTGGTCGGGTGCGTAAAATCGATACATGAGCAGGTAATCCATCCCACCATTAATTATCTCGAGCCGGATCCTGATTGCGATCTGGATTGCGTGCCCAACGAGAGTCGTGAAGCAAAAGCAAATGTGGTTCTGTCAAATTCATTCGGATTTGGTGGTCAAAATGCCTGTTTACTGATGCGATCCATTTAACCGTATAAAAACCGTAACGTAGGAGACAAACATGACTGAAAATTATACGGATGAGAAAATTTTTTTAACAATTCGAGACATCGTCGCTCAGGCGTTACGAGTAGACATAACAAGAATCGAAATGGAGGCACGCATCTTCACTGATTTAGAAGCTGAATCCATTGACATTTTGGATATCCGTTTTCGGATAGAGCAGGCCTTCGGATTTAAGATTAGTGATGACGACGTGATGCGACATATTGGAGAAGATCTCAGTGCAGAGGAAATTCAAGAGCAATTTACCGTGGAAAGCCTCGTTGAGTATGTAAAGGAACGGCTTGCAGAAAAAGAGACGGTGTAGAAAATGGAAAAAAAAGCGGCTCTGGTAACTGGCGGCACTCGTGGTATTGGCCGGGCAGTCGTAACGCAACTGGCAGATCATGGCTATGAAATCATATTGGCAAATTATTTACAAAACGACGTCGAAGCTAAAAAAACGCAGGCCATTTTAAAGTCAAAGGGAGCGAGCTGTGCACTTATAAAAGCAAACCTGGCAAACCCGGATGATATCGACAACTTGTTTAAGGAGGTTGAGAATCGTTGCAACCACATCGATGCATTTGTGCATTGTGCAGCTCTGAATGCATTTAAGCCACTGATAAAGATTAAGCCCAATCAATGGGATCTAACGCTTAATATCAATGCGCGCGGTTTTCTTTACTGCGTACAGAAATCTGTACCGTTAATGCCAACGGGGGGAAGCATTGTTGCCATATCAAGCCTCGGCAGCACCCGAGTTATACCCAACTATGGTGCCATGGGACCGACAAAATCAGCTCTGGAGTCAATCGTTCGATACCTGGCCGCTGAGCTGGCGCCGGAAAAGATCAGGGTTAATGCAATTTGCGGCGGCATCATTGAAACCGACTCTCTGAAGCAATTCCCCGATGCTGAAAATTACTTAAACAAAGTTGTCGAGCATACGCCGGCCGGTCGTATCGGAAAGCCGGAAGATATCGCCCATGCCGTCCTGTTTATATGTAGCCAAGCGGCTGAATTTATTTGTGGTCAGGTGTTTGTTGTTGATGGTGGATTGTCTCTTTTTTAACTCTCAAACGATGGTATGAACGTTAGAAAGAGAGGATAACATGCCCCAAAAATGCATCTCGATGATTGTACTGTTTACCTTTCTTCATTATGTGGTTGTAGGGT contains:
- a CDS encoding 3-hydroxyacyl-ACP dehydratase FabZ family protein — protein: MRYLLIDRIEYLEVNKSIRALKSVALSEDVFHDHFFGYPVMPGALQIESLAQAGTALLEYSADFKKKALLVMVGEAKFRKMVRPGDQLSVNGTLLSVSERSAQMDGEIWVAEKLVMNARLTFALDDADRFYPIKMRQFMETIYDVWLEDTEFKNDRGGK
- a CDS encoding beta-ketoacyl-[acyl-carrier-protein] synthase family protein, producing MNPRRVVITGLGAISPYGIGVDLYWNNLVKGKSAAKMIESFDASGLPTQFAAPITQDEQQLESLVENQKSTKTMSKAIKLAVISAQEAVESAGLDFSLIDPYRVGVSMGVGGLGLWDLEHSKHMLRVVTDSTEEDSTLCYAKVWQNQLTQVHPLTSLKALPNMAAAHIAISYNARGHCQTITTACTSSSQAIGEAYRLIKNDDADVVITGGSDAMVNPNGMIAFSMLGVISKNNAEFQDAARPFDKRRDGFMVGEGAAVFMLEEYEHCRKRNGNPLAEIIGYASTCDAYRLTDEPAEAWGATEAMRFVLREAMINPEEVDFINAHGTGTQMNDKNETYAIKKVFQDHAYHIPVNSTKSMVGHLVAAAGAIELVGCVKSIHEQVIHPTINYLEPDPDCDLDCVPNESREAKANVVLSNSFGFGGQNACLLMRSI
- a CDS encoding phosphopantetheine-binding protein encodes the protein MTENYTDEKIFLTIRDIVAQALRVDITRIEMEARIFTDLEAESIDILDIRFRIEQAFGFKISDDDVMRHIGEDLSAEEIQEQFTVESLVEYVKERLAEKETV
- a CDS encoding SDR family oxidoreductase; this encodes MEKKAALVTGGTRGIGRAVVTQLADHGYEIILANYLQNDVEAKKTQAILKSKGASCALIKANLANPDDIDNLFKEVENRCNHIDAFVHCAALNAFKPLIKIKPNQWDLTLNINARGFLYCVQKSVPLMPTGGSIVAISSLGSTRVIPNYGAMGPTKSALESIVRYLAAELAPEKIRVNAICGGIIETDSLKQFPDAENYLNKVVEHTPAGRIGKPEDIAHAVLFICSQAAEFICGQVFVVDGGLSLF